Part of the Deltaproteobacteria bacterium genome is shown below.
CCGGTGTTCGTGCGCGGCGACGGGGAGGTGCCGGTGCCGGAGACGCCGCTCAGGCCAGCGACACTCCGAACCTGCCGCCCCCCGTCCGCCGCTCCCTCCCCGCGTGCCGCCCGGGATGGAACCGCCCCGGGATCGCCGTCCCGCAGTCGCTGCAGCGATCGCCGTCCATCCGGTAGCGCCCGATCGCGTGCCAGTCGCGCACGATGAGCGCCGCGCCGCAGCCGGGGCACCACGTCGTCTGCCCGTCGGCGTCGTGGACGTTGCCGACGTAGACGAAGCGGAGGCCGCGGGCGCGCGCGATGGCGCGGGCGCGGAGGAGGGTCACGGCGGGCGTGCGCACCCGGTCGAGCATCTTGAAGTCGGGGTGGAAGGCCGTGAAGTGGAGCGGCACGTCGGCGCCCAGGTGCTCGAGGATCCAGTCGCACTCGCGTCCGATCTCGTCGTCGCCGTCGTTCAGGCCCGGGATCAGCAGCGTCGTGACCTCGGTCCACACCGCGGTCTCGCGCCGGAGCCATACGAGCGTGTCGAGCACGGGCTCGAGATGCCCGAAGGTGATGCGGTGGTAGAACTCCTCCGTGAACCCCTTCAGGTCCACGTTGGTCGCGTCCATGTGCTGGAAGACCTCGGCGCGCGCCTCGGGGGTCACGTAGCCGGCGGTCACGAAGACGTTCACCAGGCCGGCCGCGCGCGCCGCGCGCGCGATGTCGATCGCGAACTCGGCCCAGATGACCGGGTCGTTGTAGGTGTAGGCGATCCCCCGGCAGCCGGCGCGGAGAGCCAGCTCGACGATCTCCGCGGGCGTGGCGGTCTTGCTCGCGTGCTGGTCGATCTTCGCCTTGCTGATGTCCCAGTTCTGGCAGAACTTGCAGCCGAGGTTGCAGCCCGCCGTCCCGAAGGAGAGGACGCGCGCGCCGGGAAGGAAGTGGTTGAGCGGCTTCTTCTCGATGGGATCGACGGCGAAGCCGGTCGAGCGCCCGTAGCCCGCGCTCCACAGCTGTCCGCCCCGATTCTGGCGGATGTAGCAGAAGCCCGCCTGCCCCTCGCCGATGAGACAGTAGCGCGGGCAGAGCGTGCAGAGGAGCTTGCCGCGCTCGCCGGGGTGCCACCAGCGCGCGGGGTGGAGGTCCACGGCCCCAGGATAGCAGGTCGCCCGCGGAGCGCAGCCCGGGGGAGCGAGGTGCGCCGGACGCACGGGATCACGGCGAGGGTGATGTGGGGCGAGGACGGCGACCAGCAGCTCCGGATCGCGCGGTCGACCAGCTACGGTTGGATGCCTCTGACCGGCAGGTAGAATCGCCCCTCGCCGCTGATGGCCGCCCGGGTCGGAGTTCCTGCCTGTAGGGGAACGTCGAACACCCCGAAGAACGCACCCCGGACGTAGGCGCCGTCGAACGAGTCAATTCTCAAGTTCACGCCACTGTGGAGAATCGAGGTTCCCCCAGGACCAACCTCGAAAGTGGCGCTCGAACCCCACAGCTTCATGAAAGCGGGATCCCATTCTTGGTCCGGGCTTCGGCGTATCCGGCCGCCAGGCAGGGCGTCTCGAAGGGAGGCGTCGGAGCGGGCGGATCGATGACGCCGCAATCGAACACCACCTGCTTGAAGTTCCTGCGCGCGATCCTTCTTCCACGCGCCGTACGACACTCGCCGGCAGTGAAGACGACGCCGCCGCCGGCTTGGTAGAACCCGCCGATGCAGGGGGCATCTGCCTCGCCGGTACTCACGGCCTTGAACTTCTTCCCGTTGATGGTGGCGAAGACTCCGAACCCTGAGGGAGCGTTGCGGTTGTCACGTGGCGTACCTCCTCCGTGAGGGCCTCCACAGAGCTTCCTGCCTACGTGTGGCGGAGGGCGACACGCATCTTTGCGTACAAATGTCAAGAAAATGAAAAGAAGATGTCGGCGGAAGGAATGAGGAAACGGAGAAAAGGCCGTGTAAGAGCTTCCGGGTGATCGGACCCAGCCCGGGCGGCATCACCGGCAGGATCGGGTGGCTCCTCCGGACAGCGCACGTAAACTGAGACAGCGGTCGGTGACTTTTTCCCTTGACTTGACAGACGCCATGCTACGTTGCATAAGTCGCCGGCACAATTTCACCAGCCGAGGCTTCGAGTGGGGCGTCGGCAGAGAGGGTTATCTAGTTCGGATCGGAGACTTCTGACAGCCGCGCCCTGCCTCCCGCCCCTTTTGCGCCCCGCGGTCGTGCCGTCGCCGCTCTCCCCGAGAACTCGAACACCTTCACGCATGGTCCGGGGATGTTGGCGACGACAATCGGCTTGGCATGCTGCTCCTGCGCTTGCCGTTCAGCGACACCATCCCCCAGTGCTTGGTCCTGACCACCTCTG
Proteins encoded:
- the amrS gene encoding AmmeMemoRadiSam system radical SAM enzyme, producing MDLHPARWWHPGERGKLLCTLCPRYCLIGEGQAGFCYIRQNRGGQLWSAGYGRSTGFAVDPIEKKPLNHFLPGARVLSFGTAGCNLGCKFCQNWDISKAKIDQHASKTATPAEIVELALRAGCRGIAYTYNDPVIWAEFAIDIARAARAAGLVNVFVTAGYVTPEARAEVFQHMDATNVDLKGFTEEFYHRITFGHLEPVLDTLVWLRRETAVWTEVTTLLIPGLNDGDDEIGRECDWILEHLGADVPLHFTAFHPDFKMLDRVRTPAVTLLRARAIARARGLRFVYVGNVHDADGQTTWCPGCGAALIVRDWHAIGRYRMDGDRCSDCGTAIPGRFHPGRHAGRERRTGGGRFGVSLA